ACGGGCATTTATAGCTAAGTCCTAGTTTGGTAGTTTGGTAGTGACACTACCTAACCTTTTAATTTTCCAATTAATATTGCACATTGAAGAAAACAAGCTCAAGTTTGACAGAAATGAGGACATTCACTCACATGATACTAGAGGTAAATCAAATTTTCGACAACATTTCTCTAGATTAGGTGTATCCCAACATGCACCTGAATATGTATATtggaataaaatgttataataaaATAGTCAATATATTAACTCTCAGTAATTCTTCACATAAAGGTTTTCGCCGAACTGTGTATTCATTTTTAATGGACAACAAATTCTACAGTATTgatggatttttaaattttttaaaattcttgcaACAATAGTTCTAAAaattttatgattaactatttaggtgggaaataagccacaattaaattgaaaaaataattgtattaacgtttcgaagtccatatcgggtttcgttgtcaaaatataaaatactactagtattttacattttgacaacgaaaccagatttgggcttcgaaacgttaataaaattattttttcaatttaattgtggcttatttcccatctaaatagttaatcataaaaatgccacaaggaaatagcttcagaacaacactaaaatttttaattgtaacttttatttctttcttatttattttattgtaatcactgttttattttaattatgtgTACTTTTACTATATATTGTACTCTATTGTCCTAAAATTTTGACTAGTCCGATaagatttatacatttttttgtaagaatTGTGTAAACTTTGTGGATGAATAAATTCCATCTATCTATATACCTACTATACACATTTGCATACTTTTctctttatgttttgatttaatttttctGAAAATGAATCATgcccaacgaactgtcaacactaatggaatggccccgtcccattcaaactGTGAAGCGAGATTGACtgcaacatacaagagagagttCCTAGAGATACAGAGAAtttttcaggtaaaatttgctataactaccaccagagttgccagatgtgattttataaaacccccacttagaaactgaaattccctcaaatcaaccaaatttaaatttttgccgcattttaataaattagtaatcaaatgtagagaacagtaaacaaAAATTATACTACTTCTCAACAGAGGGCCcaggaaataattcataggtcctatcttCTTCGATTACGTGAGAGTATAATCACTGTTTATCTACACAAGTCTAAGTAActggtctagttatacaatggtataatatacagttctatgtgtacattcgcaaatttaatttcccatgaccccttaaaatcttCCATAATTTTCACCCCAAAAAATCtcccaaccatttctgcttagagaagttcccctatacactttcaaattaccccaaaattgtgggaaaataccccaatctggcaaccctgacaTACCTGACTAGCAGTGTCAATTTGTTTGTTTATGAAAGATGACGATTATCTCCCTCCTTTACCTGAGTGTCTCTATCTCATCCTGAAGTCATTGGGTGCATTCGGATGACCACAGcagctggacagctgagccagtgGTAGCTGTCAGATGTCCCCGCTGGAAGTCAGCTGCTGAGAGATtgactaagctttccctatcaccgctggatacaaccactcagccgatttctgctgacagtcagccgctgtggtcgtccgaacgcaacCATTAAATTCGATTTTTGGCGATTCCATCtgtgttgacagttcgttgatcGTGCCacatgggcaaagataaaatggaactaCTCTAACAGGGTTTTTCAAAGTATAGGTATATCAATAATATTGATATTCTCTCACCTGAGTTATCTTCATCTATTTCATTTTTCAAGTCTCCTAGATCTATGGATGTCAACATATGACTCTCTATATATCCTTGGTCGTCttgaacaaattcttttttaaattcaGCTTTCACTTTAATTTCCATTGCTAATAAATACCAATTACATCATgttgttcactaatttttaatacttttcttACCTGAGTTATCATGGTTATTATCTGGTTCATTTTTGAACTGTTCAAGATCTATTGATGTGAACAGCTGACTCTCTATATATTTTTGATCATGGTCAACAAATTTTTCTTTAGCTTTAAATTCCATAGCTAACAAATAAAGAggaaatctaaaaaaatattacaaaatattgaTTTCTTTGTGTTGTGTTTACATCATAAAGTTGACGATCAAAATGTCAGTGTCAGTGTCAGGTGTCAAGTGTCAATGTCCAAAACCTTGTAGTCAATGTTGCCAAtataaaggctgtatgacactatgcattttcttgtatcatttcttaaATCGTTTCTGATATGAGCGTCATAAAGTTagcgaaacggttttttcaaagtcgttattttgacttctaccataactcaaaaaattgcacctcgtttgcggataattgcaccattcaaaatttcatttgcggagtttccgttttcgagatataagcaaatcaaaagtggagatttcggcgcagcgctaaaaataaatgtcaattttcagggtataaaatgccgtaaagtcactaaataaccatatcaaaaaattgcacctcgtttgcggattatgaataaactggttttaattgaaaattgtgaaaattgagaatgttataaaggaaaaacgattttaatgttggttgcctatactgtaggggcaaaggaatgccagaataattttcacatttggtaaacctaaactgtaaggctagtatgtaccatagtcaaaataactcctcctgacttaaaggtaatccctcctctgaaatttcatttgcggatattccatttttaagttatatcaaaatgaaatttctcgggacagcgccaaagtatacagtgagcacgtaaaggttggaataaattcattttctcgagaatggacgattttggaaaaaaatcccaaagcaggtcaatttttattttaaaattacgacttactggcatatatatcatactagtgacatcacccATCTAggtgtgatgacgtcatcgatgatttttttaataagaataggggtcgtgtgacagctcatttgaaaggtaattcaattctctattaagtaatataaacattaacataattatttatacagggtgtccaaaaaaatttttttgaattaaacttattgacataaaaagacgaataatgtgtaatttatttaattcaaaatacattttactgctatcagaaaacaggaaaaaatgtttatttggcaaatacatatgtttttttgcttaaattcaatattaaagccgccacccaccagcctcgtgaaagtttgaaaatttaatttaagcgaaaagcaatgattattttacaaataaacatttttttcagttttctaagagcagtaaaatgtattttgaactaaataagttacatacattcttctttttatgtcaataaatttaatccaaaacaattttttttggacgtcccgtataaataattatgttaatgtttatattactgaatagagaatttaattaccgttcaaatgagctataacacgacccctattcttatttaaaaaaatcatcgatgacgtcatcacgcccagatgggtgacgtcactagtatgatatatgtgccaaacagtcgtaatttaaaaataaaaattgacctgtttcgggatttttttccaaaatcatccattacctagaaaataaatttattccaacctttacgtgctcacggtatatttccattatcgggatatttatcaaaagctgtaaaaataacaataactatatcatttaatttcttctggtttgaggattacgaatagacctggtttaaactaaaaatcataaagcttaaaaattttccgaagaaaaaaattttccattttggtgGTCCTAAACTGTATTTGCAAAAGTATTATCTGTATTGTAATGTATATCTAAAATAATTGCTTCTGACGTAAGAAAATCCctccattcgaaatttcatttgcggattttccgttttagagttataaaaaataaaaattttcggcGCCGCACCAAAGtgtttatttcctttttgtaaatATCAAAAGCTATAAAAGCACTAAATAATCATATCTTTTAATTCCTCCTCGTTTGAGGATTATGAGTATACCTTTTTactaaactaaaatttttaacttttaactaaaaatcataacaattaagaattttccgaagaaaaaatatttccattttGGTGGGCCTAAACTGTATTAGCAAAAGTATTATCCACCATATCTAAAATAATTCCTCCTGATTTGAGGATAATCCctccattcgaaatttcatttgcggattttccgttttcgagatataactaaataaaagatttcaaataaattttcattttctgggtATAAAAAGCCGTAAAATTGCTAAATGACCATATCACCTAATTGctcctcgtttgcggattataaagaaactggctttaattgaaaataataaaaattgaaaattttataaagaaaaacgataTTAATGTCGATTGTGGTTGCCTACACTGTAGGGGCACAGGCAAAGgaatagtagtgatgttgattatagttactttcgaggattcgttacaaatcgttacttttgtataaaatagtcatttacaaaataaaaatgtataccatttttattcagttacaatgcgaaggcaaaacaatcttacttttcaattagaatacggagtgcaatccagctaccgagagcttttcccacacattgcaactgaaacaaatagggtaggggacttgtggcaattgaaagatgaagtttttcaatcctaatagcatcattaataatattgaaaatattaaaaatattactaaaagatttttaaattgaaaaacttattggtacattttcctggtgacacctccaagacttctacaatttgcaagccaaatggatgctgcagtgaagacaaagggaaggaattctacactatgcaattcacatccccgtctgcagcttggtataaagttccaacggaaaatgcacctagttactctacggagtaatacgactatacgctgtgagctcgtaggtagaggggataattaaaaagtcgcgagcgccagtagtgacaagtatgtaaacctttaccggaaatttgacataaatgtcaaagtgattaatttaaaacattgaaattaaaaacattaataggaaataatattagttggtcaaagctctGGTGTATacttttaccttaaatatacttacgttttaaatattgaattttaagtttttttaatattttgtaatatgtaattataaattaatctgagcgccatctacacgataattgtgaaagtatccgaagtaagaaattaatatttcattaatagaacgttaaaatggttagcaaaattttaaaaaaatcgattacaatttaattacttttttgtgttgtaagaattaagcgataacaattaaataataaatttaaaaattaccggtaaaagttgcattagtaatccgctaggagcgacaccagcgaagctcagagcgtattaaataaaaatgtataccattttcagttgcaatgcgaaggcaaaacaatcttacttttcaattagaatacggagtgcaatccagctctctgaatcgcgattttcgattcttattggaatatcatcggagagagcgtaggcttgttatccatatcctaactgaccagcaccgagagctttcccatacattgcaactgaaacaaatagggtaggtgactagcgtcatctggcaattaaaagatgaagtaagaaaagtaa
This genomic window from Diabrotica virgifera virgifera chromosome 1, PGI_DIABVI_V3a contains:
- the LOC114341396 gene encoding uncharacterized protein LOC114341396 isoform X2: MEFKAKEKFVDHDQKYIESQLFTSIDLEQFKNEPDNNHDNSAMEIKVKAEFKKEFVQDDQGYIESHMLTSIDLGDLKNEIDEDNSGYQINFFDDLLCLHFITISDGTCRRQKLRPQYSSSFAFP